The Gemmatimonadales bacterium genome window below encodes:
- a CDS encoding 3-hydroxyacyl-CoA dehydrogenase family protein: MSSFPTRVAVIGAGTMGAGIAQAAATAGWPTTLTDARPEALQGALDSIARTLDGAVQRGKLDAAGRDAILDRLRTAPDMRTTCQGADLVIEAVLEDLDVKRDVMSQASDWAEPSALLATNTSSLSIADIAADLPRPERLIGMHFFNPVHLMKLVEIVVHDGSDEASTDDALSVVRAMRKEPIVVRDSPGFASSRLGIALGLEAMRMLEEGVASAADIDRAMELGYNHPMGPLKLTDLVGLDVRLRIADYLHQALGADRFAPPAILRRLVAEGKLGKKSGHGFYDWSQS, translated from the coding sequence ATGAGCAGCTTTCCGACCCGGGTGGCCGTGATCGGCGCCGGGACCATGGGGGCCGGGATCGCCCAGGCCGCCGCCACGGCGGGGTGGCCCACCACCCTGACCGACGCCCGGCCCGAGGCGCTGCAGGGGGCGCTCGACAGCATCGCCAGGACGCTCGACGGTGCGGTCCAGCGCGGCAAGCTCGATGCGGCCGGCCGCGACGCCATTCTCGATCGGCTGCGGACGGCGCCCGACATGCGTACCACCTGCCAGGGCGCCGACCTCGTCATCGAAGCGGTGCTCGAGGATCTCGACGTCAAGCGGGACGTCATGAGCCAGGCCAGTGACTGGGCCGAGCCCTCGGCACTCCTCGCCACCAACACCTCGTCGCTTTCCATCGCCGACATCGCCGCCGACCTCCCCCGTCCCGAGCGGCTGATCGGAATGCACTTCTTCAATCCGGTGCACCTGATGAAGCTGGTGGAGATCGTGGTGCACGACGGTTCGGACGAGGCGTCCACCGACGACGCCCTGTCGGTGGTGCGCGCGATGCGCAAGGAACCGATCGTGGTGCGGGACTCTCCCGGCTTCGCCTCGAGCCGCCTGGGCATTGCCCTTGGCCTCGAAGCGATGCGGATGCTGGAGGAGGGCGTGGCGAGCGCCGCCGACATCGACCGCGCCATGGAGTTGGGGTACAACCACCCGATGGGTCCCCTGAAGCTGACCGACCTCGTCGGGCTCGACGTGCGGCTCCGCATTGCCGATTACCTTCACCAGGCCCTGGGCGCCGATCGGTTCGCGCCCCCGGCCATCCTTCGCCGCCTGGTTGCCGAGGGGAAACTCGGCAAGAAGAGCGGCCACGGCTTCTACGACTGGTCCCAATCATGA
- a CDS encoding enoyl-CoA hydratase-related protein, producing MSEPQHVLKEIHGRVALLIINRPEKRNALDGATRAQLLALLDALREDPDVRVVVLTGAGDKAFVAGADISEFEGRSPIDQFRVMSGRTIFEAVDSFPKPVIAALNGFTLGGGCELAMACDIRIAADTAKLGQPEVNLGIIPGGGGTQRLPRLVGAGAAYKLLFTGDLIGAAEALRIGLVDEVVPAAELRARAMAMAESIAQKSPVALQLIKEAVRASLRVPLDEGLRQETTLFGLAFSSDDKAEGVAAFMGKRPAEFKGR from the coding sequence ATGAGCGAACCCCAGCACGTCCTTAAGGAAATCCACGGGCGCGTCGCCCTCCTCATCATCAACCGCCCAGAGAAACGGAACGCCCTCGACGGTGCCACCCGCGCGCAGTTGCTGGCCCTCCTCGACGCCCTGCGCGAGGACCCCGACGTCCGGGTGGTGGTGCTCACCGGCGCCGGCGACAAGGCGTTCGTGGCGGGTGCCGACATCTCGGAGTTCGAGGGACGGAGCCCGATCGACCAGTTCCGCGTCATGTCGGGCCGTACCATCTTCGAGGCCGTGGACAGCTTCCCCAAGCCGGTCATCGCGGCCCTCAACGGGTTCACCCTCGGTGGCGGCTGTGAACTCGCGATGGCCTGCGACATCCGCATTGCCGCCGACACCGCCAAGCTCGGGCAGCCCGAGGTCAACCTCGGCATCATTCCTGGCGGCGGCGGCACGCAGCGGCTCCCCCGCCTGGTCGGCGCCGGCGCGGCGTACAAGCTCCTCTTCACCGGCGATCTCATCGGCGCGGCCGAGGCGCTCCGGATCGGCCTGGTGGACGAGGTCGTGCCGGCGGCCGAACTGCGGGCGCGGGCCATGGCAATGGCGGAGAGCATCGCGCAGAAGAGCCCGGTGGCGTTGCAGCTGATCAAGGAGGCGGTGCGGGCGTCGCTCCGGGTGCCGCTCGACGAGGGGCTTCGTCAGGAGACGACGCTGTTCGGCCTCGCGTTCTCGAGCGACGAC
- a CDS encoding glycerophosphodiester phosphodiesterase codes for MDRVQEARGEQLTRPLVIAHRGASGYAYENSPTAFGEAVVRGADGVELDVHSTADGGIVVHHDPVLTGGSPLDSLTLAEATAAVLPNGEPVPSLATALKLIGDRDVWIEVKALPPEHDIALLATMDAGPFPARYAVHSFDHRITARLRQRRPDLPLGALLAARVVDPAGVLRLAGATTLWQEWTMIDQELVDDVHAAGARLIAWTVNDRVAAARLGRMGVDGLCGNFPDRLAVAA; via the coding sequence CTGGATCGAGTTCAGGAAGCTCGAGGAGAACAACTGACGCGGCCGCTGGTCATCGCCCATCGGGGCGCCTCCGGCTACGCGTACGAAAATTCGCCCACGGCTTTTGGTGAGGCGGTCGTCCGCGGCGCGGACGGTGTGGAGCTGGACGTCCACTCCACGGCAGACGGGGGGATCGTGGTCCATCACGATCCCGTGCTGACCGGGGGCAGTCCCCTCGATTCGCTGACCCTCGCCGAGGCCACCGCGGCCGTGCTTCCCAATGGGGAACCGGTGCCTTCGCTCGCGACGGCGCTGAAGCTGATCGGCGACCGGGATGTCTGGATCGAGGTCAAGGCGCTGCCGCCCGAGCACGACATCGCCCTCCTGGCCACCATGGACGCCGGCCCCTTCCCCGCCCGCTACGCCGTCCACAGCTTTGACCACCGGATCACGGCCCGCCTGCGCCAGCGACGTCCGGATCTTCCGCTCGGCGCGCTGCTCGCGGCGCGGGTAGTCGATCCGGCCGGCGTCCTCCGCCTGGCGGGCGCCACGACCCTCTGGCAGGAATGGACGATGATCGACCAGGAACTTGTGGATGACGTGCACGCCGCCGGGGCACGCCTCATCGCGTGGACCGTCAACGACCGGGTGGCGGCAGCCCGCCTCGGCCGGATGGGCGTGGACGGCCTCTGCGGCAACTTTCCCGACCGGCTGGCGGTGGCGGCATGA
- a CDS encoding acetyl-CoA C-acyltransferase, translated as MTEAFVVSAVRTPIGRAGGALAGVRPDDLAAIAIRAAVERGGLPGAHIDDVILGCANQAGEDNRNVARMALLLAGLPIEVPGQTINRLCGSGLQAIASAAHAIKAGEGDLFVAGGVESMTRAPYIMLKSGSAWDRRNPQVSDSTVGWRFTNPLMPAEWTISLGETAEKVAQLHGITREEQDAFAAESQRRTKAAMEAGHFNDELVAVTGPGTMDPVTADEHPRPDVTAAGLARLKPAFAKGGTATAGNSSGINDGSAALGIASAAALDAHGLKPMARIVGTAVAGVDPSCMGLGPVPATQKLLARLSMTVKDLDLIELNEAFAAQAIPCMRELELDPARVNVSGGAIALGHPLGASGARMAATLIHGLRRTGGRYGLATMCIGVGQGIATVFEMTEA; from the coding sequence GTGACCGAGGCGTTCGTCGTCTCGGCGGTGCGCACCCCGATCGGCCGGGCCGGCGGGGCGCTGGCCGGAGTGCGCCCCGACGATCTCGCCGCCATCGCCATCCGCGCGGCCGTGGAGCGGGGCGGGCTTCCCGGGGCCCACATCGACGACGTCATCCTCGGCTGCGCGAACCAGGCCGGCGAGGACAACCGCAACGTGGCCCGGATGGCCCTCCTGCTGGCAGGGCTTCCGATCGAGGTGCCGGGACAGACGATCAATCGACTCTGCGGCTCCGGCCTGCAGGCCATCGCCAGCGCCGCCCACGCCATCAAGGCGGGCGAAGGCGATCTCTTCGTGGCCGGCGGCGTCGAGAGCATGACGCGCGCGCCGTACATCATGCTGAAGAGCGGCAGCGCCTGGGACCGGAGGAATCCGCAGGTGTCGGACTCCACCGTCGGGTGGCGGTTCACCAACCCCCTGATGCCCGCGGAGTGGACCATCTCGCTCGGGGAGACGGCGGAAAAGGTCGCGCAGTTGCACGGCATCACCCGCGAGGAACAGGATGCCTTTGCCGCGGAGAGCCAGCGGCGCACCAAGGCGGCCATGGAGGCCGGTCACTTCAACGACGAGCTGGTGGCGGTCACGGGACCAGGCACCATGGATCCCGTCACCGCGGACGAACATCCCCGCCCCGACGTGACGGCAGCAGGGTTGGCCCGCCTCAAGCCGGCCTTCGCCAAGGGCGGAACGGCCACGGCAGGCAACTCCAGCGGGATCAACGATGGCTCGGCGGCCCTGGGCATCGCCAGCGCAGCCGCCCTCGATGCGCATGGCCTGAAGCCGATGGCCCGGATTGTCGGCACCGCGGTGGCCGGCGTCGACCCGAGCTGCATGGGCCTCGGGCCGGTCCCCGCCACGCAGAAGCTGCTGGCCCGGCTCAGCATGACGGTGAAGGATCTCGACCTCATCGAACTGAACGAGGCATTCGCGGCCCAGGCCATCCCCTGCATGCGCGAACTCGAGCTCGACCCGGCGCGCGTCAACGTGTCCGGCGGTGCCATCGCGCTTGGGCATCCCCTTGGCGCCAGCGGCGCCCGGATGGCGGCGACGCTCATCCACGGGTTGCGGCGAACCGGGGGCCGCTACGGACTGGCCACCATGTGCATCGGAGTGGGACAAGGGATTGCGACGGTGTTCGAGATGACCGAAGCCTGA
- a CDS encoding enoyl-CoA hydratase/isomerase family protein yields the protein MTATLTSPRPGAPAPTDKVLVNYEVRDGLAIITLNDPPANTYTYEMFRQMDAAILDARMADEVHVIIIRGHGEKFFSAGANISMLNNVTPRFKYFFCLHANETLSRLEQTPKLTIAALNGHTVGGGLEIAMACDIRIACRNAGKIGLPEVNLGVLPGTGGTQRLCRLIGKSKSIEFMVTGETFSFEKAEEMGLVNHVFEKDGYWDQVLMYAKQFCPPNKAAKAVGAIKRSVQSGMDLPFESALTLERELQQQLFASADAKEGLAAYVEKRMPNFEAK from the coding sequence TTGACCGCTACCCTGACCTCCCCACGTCCCGGCGCCCCGGCGCCTACCGACAAGGTCCTCGTGAACTACGAGGTCCGCGACGGCCTCGCGATCATCACGCTCAACGACCCGCCGGCCAACACCTACACGTACGAGATGTTCCGGCAGATGGACGCCGCCATCCTCGACGCCCGCATGGCCGACGAGGTGCACGTCATCATCATCCGGGGCCATGGCGAGAAGTTCTTCTCGGCGGGCGCCAACATCTCGATGCTGAACAACGTGACCCCCCGCTTCAAGTACTTCTTCTGCCTGCACGCCAACGAGACGCTGAGCCGCCTCGAGCAGACCCCGAAGCTGACCATCGCGGCCCTCAACGGCCACACCGTCGGCGGCGGGCTCGAAATCGCCATGGCCTGCGACATCCGGATCGCCTGCCGCAATGCCGGCAAGATCGGACTTCCCGAGGTGAACCTCGGCGTGCTTCCGGGCACCGGCGGCACCCAGCGCCTCTGCCGGCTCATCGGCAAGTCCAAGTCCATTGAGTTCATGGTGACCGGCGAAACCTTCTCCTTCGAGAAGGCGGAGGAAATGGGCCTGGTCAACCACGTCTTCGAGAAGGACGGCTACTGGGACCAGGTGCTGATGTACGCCAAGCAGTTCTGCCCGCCCAACAAGGCCGCCAAGGCGGTCGGCGCCATCAAGCGGAGCGTCCAGTCCGGCATGGATCTCCCGTTCGAAAGCGCACTGACCCTCGAGCGGGAGTTGCAGCAGCAGCTCTTCGCGTCGGCCGACGCCAAGGAAGGCCTGGCCGCGTACGTCGAGAAGCGGATGCCCAACTTCGAGGCCAAGTAG
- a CDS encoding SIMPL domain-containing protein (The SIMPL domain is named for its presence in mouse protein SIMPL (signalling molecule that associates with mouse pelle-like kinase). Bacterial member BP26, from Brucella, was shown to assemble into a channel-like structure, while YggE from E. coli has been associated with resistance to oxidative stress.): MIIALLGATSASAQESHHAVITSTGTGQAALTPTAAQIRFSIDTRAPSGSAAAEENGARQARMIDVLQRMGLPDNRIQLTSYEVRANMNYQSAKIVDYGASASVTVAVTSLKDIGRVIDSALAAGATEVDRVDFVSDSVPIVREHLLAAAVASARRDAEALAAAVGGKLGPLLNLSTAPCEGSPIDRVTEALALQPGVVGGHTSLADIMPGKISTRVSVCARWQLAT; the protein is encoded by the coding sequence TTGATCATCGCGCTTCTTGGAGCGACCTCTGCTTCCGCCCAAGAGTCTCATCACGCGGTCATAACTAGCACAGGTACCGGGCAGGCGGCCTTGACCCCGACCGCTGCACAGATTCGGTTCTCGATCGACACCCGTGCACCGTCAGGCTCCGCTGCCGCCGAGGAGAACGGTGCTCGTCAAGCGCGTATGATCGACGTACTGCAGCGAATGGGCCTCCCGGACAATCGGATCCAGTTGACCTCCTACGAGGTCCGAGCGAACATGAACTATCAGTCGGCCAAGATTGTTGATTATGGGGCATCCGCCTCGGTCACCGTTGCGGTCACTTCGCTGAAGGACATTGGGCGCGTGATTGACTCAGCACTCGCCGCTGGAGCGACCGAAGTCGATCGTGTGGACTTCGTCTCGGACAGCGTTCCAATTGTTCGCGAGCACTTGCTTGCAGCCGCGGTTGCGTCTGCCCGTCGCGATGCTGAGGCGCTCGCTGCAGCGGTCGGCGGCAAACTCGGCCCGCTGCTGAATCTGTCGACCGCGCCTTGCGAAGGGTCACCAATTGATCGGGTTACGGAAGCGTTGGCGCTCCAACCCGGTGTGGTTGGAGGCCATACATCGCTCGCCGACATCATGCCTGGGAAGATTTCGACACGAGTATCGGTCTGTGCACGGTGGCAGCTCGCCACCTGA
- a CDS encoding aldehyde dehydrogenase family protein, with translation MQTDLFIGNAWTPAASGRRFDVINPATEDVLVSVAEGDAADIDRAVAAARACFESAEWRGLSARKRGAMLYRAADILANRLPEMAELETRQNGKPLFESKIDVSSTVETLRYYAGWCDKFGGETVPVDGNVLMYIRHEPIGVVGAIVPWNFPLNLAGWKFAPALAAGCTVVLKPASETPLTALLMAEIFAEAGLPAGAFNVVPGHGSTAGSALVRHPGVDKISFTGSTGVGQRIMKDAADTVKRLTLELGGKSPNIIFDDADIAAAVRGAQTGIFYGKGEVCAAGSRLLVDRKIKDQVVEQLAERSKKLVPGDPFDKKTRLGAIVSKQQQESVLKYIGIGKAEGATVVAGGNAATVNGKGYFVEATIFDGVTPEMTIACEEIFGPVLAVLGFDDEEEAVALANQSMYGLAAGVWSRDIGRAHRVAHAIRAGTVWVNTYNMYDPAAPFGGYKQSGFGRDLGRTALEGYTETKSVWIAL, from the coding sequence GTGCAGACCGATCTCTTTATCGGCAACGCGTGGACCCCGGCGGCAAGCGGCCGCCGGTTCGACGTGATCAACCCCGCCACCGAGGACGTGCTGGTCTCGGTGGCGGAGGGAGACGCCGCGGACATCGACCGGGCGGTGGCCGCCGCCCGCGCCTGCTTCGAATCGGCGGAGTGGCGCGGCCTGTCGGCCCGGAAGCGTGGCGCAATGCTCTACCGTGCCGCGGACATCCTCGCCAACCGCCTGCCCGAGATGGCCGAGCTCGAGACGCGGCAGAACGGCAAACCGCTCTTCGAGTCGAAGATCGACGTCTCGTCCACCGTCGAGACCCTGCGTTACTACGCCGGGTGGTGCGACAAGTTCGGCGGTGAAACCGTCCCGGTGGACGGCAACGTCCTGATGTACATCCGGCACGAGCCGATCGGCGTTGTCGGCGCCATCGTCCCATGGAACTTCCCGCTGAACCTCGCCGGGTGGAAGTTTGCCCCGGCCCTGGCCGCGGGATGCACCGTGGTCCTCAAGCCCGCCTCCGAAACGCCGCTGACCGCGCTGCTGATGGCGGAGATCTTCGCGGAAGCCGGCCTCCCCGCAGGCGCCTTCAACGTCGTTCCCGGCCACGGCTCGACGGCCGGCTCGGCGCTGGTGCGTCACCCGGGCGTGGACAAGATCTCCTTCACCGGCTCCACCGGCGTCGGCCAGCGCATCATGAAGGACGCGGCCGACACCGTGAAGCGGCTGACACTCGAGCTCGGCGGCAAGAGCCCCAACATCATCTTCGATGACGCCGACATCGCCGCCGCGGTGCGCGGCGCGCAGACCGGCATCTTCTACGGCAAGGGCGAGGTCTGCGCCGCCGGCAGCCGCCTGCTGGTCGACCGGAAGATCAAGGATCAAGTGGTTGAACAGCTCGCCGAGCGAAGCAAGAAGCTTGTACCCGGCGACCCGTTCGACAAGAAGACCCGCCTCGGGGCCATCGTCTCGAAGCAGCAGCAGGAGAGCGTGCTGAAGTACATCGGCATCGGGAAGGCCGAGGGCGCCACGGTCGTCGCGGGCGGCAACGCCGCCACGGTCAACGGCAAGGGCTATTTCGTGGAAGCGACGATCTTCGACGGGGTGACCCCCGAGATGACGATTGCCTGCGAGGAAATCTTCGGCCCCGTGCTCGCCGTGCTCGGCTTTGACGACGAGGAAGAGGCCGTCGCGCTGGCCAACCAGTCGATGTACGGCCTGGCGGCCGGCGTCTGGAGCCGTGACATCGGTCGCGCGCACCGGGTGGCCCACGCCATCCGCGCCGGCACCGTCTGGGTCAACACCTACAACATGTACGATCCGGCCGCCCCCTTCGGCGGGTACAAGCAGTCGGGATTCGGCCGGGACCTCGGACGCACCGCCCTCGAGGGGTACACCGAGACCAAGTCCGTCTGGATTGCGCTGTGA
- a CDS encoding Spy/CpxP family protein refolding chaperone: protein MRRLGWVLTAVVLVAASPLRAQDSGDDSPQAARIRQQIEQRFAQQIQTNLGLTDEQAVKLRATFNTYAPKRRAMEQEERAIKRGLQGQLRPGIAANSDSVAKLVDRLLEIKVTYAQSFVDENREMSKYLTPVQRAQFQVMRERLMARIEEIRQQRQQQFRQQGAVGAQQP, encoded by the coding sequence ATGCGACGACTTGGATGGGTGCTCACGGCGGTCGTGCTGGTGGCGGCGTCCCCGCTCCGGGCCCAGGACAGTGGCGATGACTCGCCGCAGGCCGCGCGGATTCGCCAGCAGATTGAACAGCGCTTTGCCCAGCAGATCCAGACCAATCTCGGGCTGACCGACGAGCAGGCGGTCAAGCTCCGGGCGACGTTCAATACGTACGCGCCGAAGCGCCGGGCCATGGAGCAGGAGGAACGGGCCATCAAGCGCGGCTTGCAGGGGCAACTCCGGCCGGGCATCGCCGCCAACTCCGACAGCGTCGCGAAGCTCGTGGACCGGTTGCTCGAGATCAAGGTGACGTACGCCCAGAGCTTTGTGGACGAAAACCGGGAGATGTCCAAGTATCTCACCCCGGTGCAGCGGGCCCAGTTCCAGGTCATGCGGGAGCGGCTGATGGCGCGGATCGAGGAGATCCGCCAGCAGCGGCAGCAGCAGTTTCGTCAGCAGGGCGCGGTCGGGGCCCAGCAGCCGTAG
- a CDS encoding Phenylacetic acid catabolic protein — MNNFDDWIDYFRYWQDSIGISEKEMAGTPFRKVGFDAKFGEPEAETIEFGHYKGQTKWPTIMHIPDQRIRDALLNLIVFQGDTEFASVEQQRALLERAPSDYDLFSLMRVMSEEMRHGWQMSYLLCTHFGDEGKREAQKLLDRRAEEGERLLGSFNEIVENWLDFFTYTQFIDRDGKFQLQMLSTSSFHPLARSMGPMLKEESFHLGTGNNGLRRILRAGRVPPEVVQRYFNKWVPTAFDLFGTDNSSSAHWAYVWGLKGRFDEREAPDDANVAHLNEASRELYRQEITRLVDRLNTAIPDPDQHLIVPDVKFNRKIGLYARQHFTITGESLSAENYPAYLESVLPNDADRTLLKDLLDEPDWIEFRKLEENN; from the coding sequence GTGAACAACTTTGACGACTGGATCGACTACTTCCGCTACTGGCAGGATTCGATCGGCATCTCCGAAAAGGAGATGGCCGGCACGCCGTTCCGGAAAGTCGGATTCGACGCGAAGTTCGGCGAGCCCGAGGCCGAGACGATCGAGTTCGGCCACTACAAGGGCCAGACGAAGTGGCCGACCATCATGCACATCCCCGACCAGCGCATCCGCGACGCGCTGCTCAACCTGATCGTCTTCCAGGGCGACACCGAGTTCGCCTCGGTGGAGCAGCAGCGCGCGCTCCTCGAGCGGGCCCCGAGCGACTACGACCTCTTCTCGCTGATGCGGGTGATGAGCGAGGAGATGCGCCACGGGTGGCAGATGTCGTACCTCCTCTGCACCCACTTCGGCGACGAGGGCAAGCGCGAGGCGCAGAAGCTGCTCGACCGCCGCGCGGAAGAGGGCGAGCGGCTCCTTGGCTCCTTCAACGAAATCGTGGAGAACTGGCTCGACTTCTTCACCTACACCCAGTTCATCGACCGCGACGGCAAGTTCCAGCTCCAGATGCTGTCGACGTCGTCGTTCCACCCCCTGGCCCGCTCCATGGGCCCGATGCTGAAGGAGGAGAGCTTCCACCTCGGCACCGGCAACAACGGTCTGCGCCGAATCCTTCGCGCTGGCCGCGTGCCGCCGGAGGTGGTGCAGCGCTACTTCAACAAGTGGGTCCCCACCGCCTTCGACCTGTTCGGCACGGACAACTCCAGCAGCGCACACTGGGCCTATGTGTGGGGACTGAAGGGTCGATTCGACGAGCGGGAAGCGCCGGACGACGCGAACGTGGCGCATCTCAACGAGGCGAGTCGCGAGCTGTACCGCCAGGAAATCACCCGCCTGGTCGACCGGCTCAACACGGCGATCCCCGACCCGGACCAGCACCTGATCGTGCCCGACGTGAAGTTCAACCGGAAGATCGGGCTCTATGCCCGGCAGCACTTTACCATCACCGGCGAGTCCCTCTCCGCGGAGAACTACCCGGCGTACCTCGAGTCGGTGCTGCCGAACGACGCCGACCGCACGCTGCTGAAGGACCTGCTCGACGAGCCGGACTGGATCGAGTTCAGGAAGCTCGAGGAGAACAACTGA
- a CDS encoding RNA polymerase sigma factor produces the protein MPSLTGLDGPSDAALAEAWRAGSEQAATDLVRRHASGLARFLSGAGAGPSEVEDLVQEAFFKAFRGLDGWRQESSFRSWLFSIASNLLKDSYRRGKGRVILSIEDHDMPVHRDPGDEMVAEETAERIKGGLTNLPRLQREVFLLRVQQGLDYAEIAESLGTTAGAARVHYHHAVKRLKELVP, from the coding sequence ATGCCATCCTTGACCGGGCTCGATGGGCCATCGGACGCCGCCCTCGCGGAGGCGTGGCGGGCGGGAAGCGAGCAGGCGGCCACCGACCTGGTCCGGCGGCACGCGTCCGGGCTCGCGCGCTTCCTGAGCGGGGCGGGGGCCGGCCCCAGCGAGGTGGAGGATCTGGTGCAGGAGGCCTTCTTCAAGGCCTTCCGCGGGCTCGACGGGTGGCGGCAGGAGTCGTCCTTTCGAAGCTGGCTGTTCAGCATAGCATCAAACCTCCTCAAGGACTCATACCGTCGAGGGAAGGGGCGGGTGATTCTCTCGATCGAGGACCACGACATGCCGGTGCACCGTGACCCGGGTGACGAGATGGTCGCCGAGGAGACGGCGGAACGGATCAAGGGGGGGCTGACGAACCTGCCCCGGCTCCAACGCGAGGTCTTCCTGCTGCGGGTGCAGCAGGGACTGGACTACGCGGAGATTGCCGAGTCGCTCGGCACGACGGCAGGGGCGGCACGGGTTCACTATCATCATGCGGTCAAGCGGTTGAAGGAGTTGGTGCCATGA
- a CDS encoding enoyl-CoA hydratase-related protein produces MLRSALLTKVEQGVGTITLDRPERLNAFDVDMLRELADAVRAMIADESVRVIVLTGSGRGFCSGADLDGLTGPSGELREAEAMELVRVGSEVVQLLHRAPKPVLASLNGPAAGGGAGLALACDLRIAAESASMGLVFHRLGLHPDLGTSWFVQRLAGSATALELFWTPRMLAATRCRELGLVNRVVADDHLAHETEAWAHRLAALPPIAVRLAKRAVREAESTTLAESLVIEARHCQECFRSEDAAEGLAAYHAKRVPEFHGR; encoded by the coding sequence ATGCTCAGGAGCGCACTGCTCACGAAGGTCGAACAGGGGGTCGGGACCATCACGCTCGACCGCCCCGAGCGTCTGAACGCCTTCGACGTGGACATGCTCCGGGAGCTCGCCGACGCGGTGCGGGCCATGATCGCCGACGAGTCGGTGCGAGTCATCGTCCTGACCGGCAGTGGCCGGGGGTTCTGCTCGGGCGCCGACCTCGACGGGCTGACCGGCCCTTCCGGGGAGCTTCGGGAGGCGGAAGCGATGGAGCTGGTGCGGGTCGGCTCGGAGGTGGTGCAGCTGCTGCACCGCGCGCCCAAGCCGGTACTCGCCAGCCTGAACGGGCCCGCGGCGGGAGGAGGGGCTGGACTCGCCCTGGCCTGCGATCTTCGGATCGCCGCCGAGAGCGCCTCGATGGGACTGGTCTTCCATCGACTTGGGCTGCACCCCGACCTGGGCACCAGCTGGTTCGTGCAGCGGCTGGCGGGGTCGGCCACCGCGCTGGAGCTCTTCTGGACACCGCGCATGCTGGCGGCCACCCGTTGCCGCGAGCTGGGGCTGGTCAACCGGGTGGTGGCGGACGACCACCTGGCGCATGAGACCGAGGCCTGGGCGCACCGCCTGGCGGCGCTCCCGCCGATTGCCGTTCGCCTCGCCAAGCGCGCCGTGCGCGAGGCGGAATCGACGACGCTCGCCGAATCGCTGGTGATCGAGGCACGGCATTGCCAAGAATGTTTTCGCAGCGAGGACGCCGCCGAGGGGTTGGCGGCGTATCACGCCAAACGAGTTCCCGAATTCCACGGACGGTGA
- a CDS encoding TetR/AcrR family transcriptional regulator codes for MQPYDQRLDALLAAAAKTFAERGYHATSMRDLARASGFSLAGMYHYVESKEALLFEIQDRCFAQVLEGARAALEAATGPESRLRAFIQHHVIFFAAHMDEMKVLAHEEAELTGTMRAQLRRRKKEYVGLLEELLGDVPGTHADPHIAAYALFGMMNWIYTWYHPAGPASPATLAEELASLFLDGYIAAHPATARLVATHGG; via the coding sequence ATGCAGCCCTATGACCAGCGTTTGGATGCCCTCCTCGCCGCAGCCGCAAAGACTTTCGCGGAGCGGGGTTACCACGCTACGTCCATGCGCGACCTGGCTCGGGCCAGCGGATTCAGCCTGGCCGGGATGTACCATTATGTGGAGAGCAAGGAGGCGCTGCTCTTCGAGATCCAGGACCGGTGCTTTGCACAGGTGCTCGAGGGAGCCCGCGCGGCGCTTGAGGCCGCCACCGGCCCTGAATCGCGACTCCGCGCGTTCATACAACATCATGTAATCTTCTTTGCGGCGCACATGGATGAGATGAAGGTCCTCGCCCATGAAGAGGCCGAGCTCACCGGCACGATGCGGGCGCAGCTCCGCCGGCGCAAGAAGGAATATGTCGGACTGCTCGAGGAACTCCTCGGGGATGTCCCCGGCACCCATGCCGACCCGCACATTGCGGCCTACGCACTCTTCGGCATGATGAACTGGATCTACACCTGGTATCACCCCGCGGGTCCCGCCTCGCCAGCCACGCTGGCCGAGGAGCTGGCCTCGCTCTTCCTGGACGGCTACATCGCTGCTCACCCTGCGACCGCCCGACTGGTCGCCACGCACGGAGGATGA